In Ochrobactrum vermis, the following proteins share a genomic window:
- a CDS encoding IS630 family transposase translates to MVGRQADVIVLSDADRNFLETQVRRHRAPRSLSDRCRMILLCAQGLQSKDVAERLGVHEHTVGKWRRRFVQDGIEGLTDEYRTGRPRTVSDAQVAEVVERTLNTTPKDATHWSIRSMAANSGLSHTTIRRIWSAFGLQPHRAETFKLSSDPLFVDKVQDIVGLYMSPPDRAIVLCVDEKSQIQALDREQPVLPMAPGVAERRTHTYVRNGTTSLFAALDIATGAVIGRCYKRHRATEFLDFLKRIDAEMPNGPDVHLVMDNYATHKTPRIKAWLARRPHWHVHFTPTSASWINQVERWFAELTRKQLQRGVHRSTAELEADIDTFIEIHNENPTPYKWVKSADQILASVKRFCQKTMNRTSDSGD, encoded by the coding sequence ATGGTTGGCAGGCAGGCGGACGTCATCGTTCTGAGTGACGCAGATAGAAATTTCCTTGAAACTCAGGTGCGTCGGCATAGAGCGCCACGCTCCTTGTCAGATCGATGCCGGATGATATTGCTGTGCGCGCAGGGTTTGCAAAGCAAGGACGTTGCCGAACGCCTGGGTGTTCACGAGCACACTGTTGGCAAGTGGCGCCGCCGGTTCGTGCAAGATGGCATTGAAGGGCTGACAGATGAATATCGTACGGGTCGACCGCGAACTGTTTCAGACGCTCAGGTTGCTGAAGTTGTCGAGCGTACATTGAACACCACTCCCAAGGATGCCACGCACTGGTCCATTCGTTCGATGGCAGCTAACAGCGGCCTCTCGCATACCACCATCCGTCGGATATGGAGCGCATTTGGCTTGCAGCCGCATCGTGCCGAGACATTCAAGCTTTCCTCTGATCCGCTCTTCGTCGATAAAGTTCAGGACATCGTCGGCCTCTATATGTCGCCACCAGACCGGGCGATTGTGCTCTGCGTGGATGAGAAATCGCAAATCCAGGCATTGGATCGCGAGCAGCCTGTGCTGCCCATGGCGCCAGGTGTCGCCGAACGACGTACCCATACCTATGTCCGCAACGGCACGACATCGCTGTTCGCCGCGCTCGACATTGCCACTGGGGCGGTGATAGGTCGTTGCTACAAGCGTCACCGGGCGACTGAATTCCTTGACTTCCTGAAGCGGATCGACGCCGAAATGCCCAATGGGCCGGACGTGCATCTGGTAATGGACAACTATGCGACCCACAAGACGCCGAGGATCAAGGCCTGGCTCGCGCGCCGCCCACACTGGCATGTTCACTTCACACCAACGTCGGCATCCTGGATCAATCAGGTAGAGCGGTGGTTCGCAGAACTGACACGAAAGCAGTTGCAGCGCGGCGTACATCGTTCCACCGCAGAACTGGAAGCCGACATTGACACCTTCATCGAAATCCACAACGAAAACCCCACCCCATATAAGTGGGTCAAATCCGCCGACCAAATCCTCGCTTCGGTCAAGCGTTTCTGCCAAAAAACAATGAACCGAACTTCAGATTCAGGTGACTAG